In Syntrophotaleaceae bacterium, the DNA window GGGGGAGCGATGATCCCGAGGATCGTGCCTACAGCCGTACGCGGGGCCTGGCTGTCGAGAACTGGGATGCCCCTGTGGTGGTCACCACCAACGTGCAGTTTTTCGAATCCCTTTTCAGCAACAAGCCTTCCCGTTGCCGCAAACTTCACAACATCGCCAAAAGCGTCATCGTGCTCGATGAGGCCCAGGCGATTCCCACCGAGTATCTGGAACCCTGCCTGGCGGCGCTGCGCGAACTTGTAGAGCACTACGGTTGTACGGTGGTGCTCTGTACTGCTACTCAACCTGCTCTGGACGACAAAAGCGGCCTGCGCATGGCACTGTCGAGCGTAACCGAAATTGTCGAAGATCCTTCCCAGCTCTATCGCGAGCTCTCGCGGACGAAGGTCGAATTCATCGGCAAGCTTTCGGACGATTCACTTGCGGAGCGGCTGCGGGCGGAATCCCGGGTGCTCTGCATTCTTCCCACCAAGCCTCAGACCAGGGCCGTGTTCGAGAAGCTCCGGGGAGTCGAGGGCGTTTTTCATCTGTCGACCAATATGTATCCGGAACACCGGAGGCAGGTGCTGGACGAGATTCGTATCTGTCTGAAAGAAGAAAAGCCCTGTCGGGTAATCTCAACCTCTCTGGTCGAAGCCGGGGTCGATCTCGACTTTCCCGTTGTCTATCGAGCCATGGCGGGACTGGATTCCATCGCCCAGGCGGCCGGCCGATGCAACCGCGAGGGGAAGATGGAGAGGGGGAAAGTTTTCGTTTTCGACACCGAAAAACTCCCGTCCATGCCCTGGCTCAAGCGCTGTATGTCCCGTGCCGCCGAAACGCTGAGGACTCTGCCTGATGCTGATCCCCTTGGGCTTGAGGCGATGAGAAGATATTTCGAGCTGCTTTACGACGTGCAGGAACTGGACAAGAAACAGATCATGGCGCGCTTGAACGTTTTAACCAGAGACCTGTATTTCCCTTTCAGCGACATCGCCGGCGACTTCCGATTCATTGAGGATGAAAGCATCGGGATCATTATCCCGGACGGTCCGGAAGCGGAAAAGCTGGTTCAGGAATTACGGTATACGGAATTCCCCCGGGCAACTCTCAGAAAGCTGCAGCAATATACCGTTGGGGTGCGGACGAGGGAATTTGTCGCCCTCGCCGATGCGGGAGCGCTGGAGATGGTTCGAGGGGAATTTCCGGTTTTGCGCAATATGGCCGCCTATCAGAAGGATGTGGGTCTGTGTGTGACGGAAGGGGAAGTTTGGGATCCCAAGGTGCTGATTCAATGAAATAAAAGGCAAGTGCAGGCCGCCCCCCTTGGCGGCGGCCCACAATCTCATATCAAAGGAGGAAGCCTATGGCGTATGGCATCAAGCTGCGGGTGTGGGGGGATTATGCCTGCTTCACCCGTCCGGAAATGAAGGTCGAGCGCGTCTCCTATGACGTGATGACCCCTTCGGCGGCGCGGGGGATTCTGGAGGCGATTCACTGGAAGCCCGCCATCCGCTGGGTGATCGACAAGATCCACGTTTTGCGTCCCATCAAGTTTGACAACGTTCGCCGCAACGAGGTCAGTTCCAAGATTCCCAAGCCGAATCCCGCCACCGCCATGCGCGACAAAAAGCCGCTCTACTTTCTGGTCGATGACGGCGGCAACCGCCAGCAGCGGGCCTCGACCCTTCTGCGCGATGTCGAATATGTCATCGAAGCCCACTTTGAAATGACCGACAATTTTGGCGTCGAAGACAACGAGGGGAAGCATTTGGATATCTTCCGGAGGCGGGCAAGAAAGGGGCAGTTTTTTCATCAGCCCTCTCTTGGGTGCCGCGAATTTCCGGCATCCTTCGAACTGATCGAGGACGAGGTCCCTGAATCCTGTTACGCCGGGCAGTCCAAGGACCTGGGCTACATGCTGCTCGATATCGACTTTGCCAGCGACATGACCCCGCTGTTTTTCCGGGCCACCATGGAGAACGGCATCATTTCGCCGCCCTCGCCCCTGGCTCCGGAGGTGCGCGCATGATTCTGCATGCTCTTAACGGCTACTATGAACGGATGCTGGAAACCCCCGACTCCGGGATGCCTTCTTTCGGAACCAGTATCGAGAACATTTCTTTTGCTCTGGTGCTTGCCGAGGATGGCACTTTGCGAAGTGTGGAGGATCTGCGGGAGACGGATGGCAAAAAATTGCGGCCCCGGAGGATGCCGGTGCCGGCGGCGGTGACAAGGACATCGGGAGTTAAAGCCAATTTTCTCTGGGATAAGGCTTCCTATATTTTCGGCGCGGATGGCGACGGACCTTCCGAGCAGAATCGTCAACGCTTCAATGCCTTCAGTGATTTGCTGCAAACGGTTGGACAGGATCTTGAAGATTCCGGTTTTGCGGCCATCTGCCGATTTCTGGAAAACTGGGAGTGTGAACAAGCTGAAGAGATCATTTCTTGTTTTCAGCCCTGGGAGGATATCTGTAACGCCAATCTGGTCTTTCGTTTGGATGGCACCCGCGGGTTTATTCATGACCGCCTGCTGGTGCAGCGAGAATGGCTCAAATTCAGTCAGAGCAACACCGATACGTCTCTCGTTCAATGCCTGATTACGGGGGAAAAGGATGCCCCTTTGGCCCGTGTTCATACCCCGATCAAAGGCGTTCGAGGCGGGCAGACCTCTGGCGGATACATTGTGTCTTTCAATGCGTCGGCGTTCGTTTCCTACAATCAGGATAAAGCCTCCGTGGCGGAGACCTCTGCCTTCGCCTACACCACCGGCCTGAATTCCTTGCTGTCCAGCAGCAGTCGTCAGAAAATCATCATTGGGGATGCGACTTACACATTCTGGGCCGCCTGCAACAACCCCGTGGAAGCCATCTTTGCCGACCTGTTCGATCCGCCTGCTGAAGAAAATTCGGAAAAAGCGTCTACCTTCCGGGACGATCAGCAAACCACCGGTCAGATCCGGGATCTGCTCAAGGCGCTTCGGGACGGGCGGAAAGCGACCGACTTTCTTCCCGGCCTGGATGAGGACGTGCAATTTTTCATTCTCGGGCTGGCGCCTAATGCCGCGCGGCTGTCGATCCGCTTTTGGGAGGCAAACAGTTTGGGAACCTTGCTTGAGCGCGTCGGAAAGCACTATGAGCAAATGAACATCGTTCGGCAATACGACAGTGAGCCGGAATTCCCGCCTCTCTGGCGACTGCTCTCCCAGACCGCCAGCCTCGGCAAGACGGAGAACATCTCGCCCGTCCTTGCCGGAGGAATGGCTCGCGCGGTGCTAACCGGCGCACTCTATCCGCAGAATCTGTTGCCCGTTGTGCTGGACCGGATCCGTGCCGAGCACAACGTCACCTATTTTCGCGCCGCTCTGCTCAAAGCCTTTTTGCAGCGCAACAAACGAATGGAGGTTTCCGTGTCTCTCGATCTTAATCGGACCGATCGGCCCTATCTGCTGGGGCGGCTTTTCGCCGTGCTGGAAAAAGCACAGGAAGAGGCTATCCCCGGGGCCAATTCCACCATCAAGGATCGTTATCTGGCATCGGCGGCAGCCACGCCCAGCCAAGTATTCCACATGCTGCTGAAAAACTCGGCCAACCACATTGCCAAACTGAAAAAAGATCCGGAAAAGAAGGGGCGTGCTTTTCATTACGACGTGATGACCCAGGAGATTATCTCCGGATTGTCCGATTACCCGAAAACGATGAAGGCCGAAGAACAGGGGCTTTTCATGATCGGTTACTACCACCAGCGCAAAGATTTTTACACGAAAAAAACCCAGGAGGCCTAACCATGACCGCAATCGCAAATCGCTATGAATTCGCTCTGTTGTTCGATGTTCAAAACGGCAACCCCAATGGCGATCCCGATGCCGGCAATATGCCTCGCTTCGATCCCGAAACCGGTCATGGGCTGGTAACGGATGTTTGCCTGAAACGCAAGATCCGCAACCATGTGGCCCTCGCCAAAGAGGGTGCGGAGGGGTTCAAAATCTATATCCAGGAAAAGGCCGTTCTGAACCAGACCCATGAAGTTGCGTATACAGAGTGCAAGTTAAAACCCGAAACAAAAAAACTGCCGAAGAAGGTCGAGGACGCAAAGAGAGTCACCGACTGGATGTGCACGAATTTTTTTGATATTCGCAGCTTCGGTGCGGTCATGACTACCGAGGTCAATTGCGGCCAGGTACGCGGCCCGGTGCAATTGGCTTTCGCCAAGAGTGTAGAGCCGATTGTATCCCAGGAAGTCAGCATCACCCGCATGGCGGTAACCAACGAAAAAGACCTGGAAAAAGAGCGGACCATGGGACGCAAGCATATCGTCCCTTACGGTCTGTATGTCGCGCAAGGGTTTATTTCCGCGCCGCTGGCGGAGAAAACAGGATTCAGTGAGGGCGATCTGGAGCTGCTCTGGAATGCGCTGATCAACATGTTTGAACATGATCGCTCTGCCGCCAGAGGGATGATGAGCAGCCAGAAGCTGTTCGTCTTCAAACACCAGGACAAACTCGGCAATGCCCCTGCCCACAAGCTCTTCGACCTGATCGACATCCGGCGCAAGGAGGGCTCCGAAGGTCCGGCGCGTTCCTTCAAGGACTACACGGTGACAATCGACAATCCCCCGGCAGGGGTCGAAATCATCGAAAAGCTGTAGAAAACCAGCCTCCATGGTGTCAATCCGACTTATTTCGGCTGGTGACGCCATGGAGGTCTGAAGGAGCGCAATGAGTCGAGGGGAAGGGGAGATGAACAGTACCAACGAAAAGAAGCTGGCGAAACGTGCCACGGATCTGGGCAACAGTGCAGATCCAAAAGCCTTTCCGGCATTGGCGGAACTGGTCACTTCCGAGTCTCCCCTGGTGCGGCGGCTCGCAGCTTCTGCCATTGGCAAATTGGCCGGCATCATCTCTGCCGGCCCCGCAGTAGAGGCGCTCCATCCATTGCTGCGGGACGAACATCCGCAGGTGCGGCAATATTCGGCCAAGGCGCTGGGGGCATTCGGCGCCGATGCGAAAGCGGCCCTGCCGGATCTCCGCGACCTTTACAGCAATCCTGTAGAGCGCGACTATGTGAAGCGGAGTGTGCTGGCGGCAGGTAAACTGATCCGGTCGGCCGTCGATATCGCGGAGAGACAGGTCATCCACTACTGTCAACGCTGCGGGGTGAAGCTCGAGTCGGATGAATATGTCCGCAGTCAAAAAGCCTTTCAGCGCTCCTTTTGCAACTATTGTTTCGACGAAGTGTTCCTGGAGCGACGCAACTTCGAAACCAAGGTGCAGTTGCAGAAAGAAATCCGGGCCAGGGACGGAACCTGGGTGCAGTCGGAGGGCGAACGGCTGATCTGCGATACCCTGGAGTCGGAGAAGATCCGTTACCGCTATGACGAGCGCTTCCGTATTCTGGATGGCTACGCCATTAGGCCGGATTTTTACCTGCCGGAGTTCGACGTCTATATCGAGTATTGGGGGATGGACACCGCCGATTACAAGATCGGAATGCTCAAAAAGCAGAAACTCTACCAGCAGCAGGGCAAGCGGCTCATTTCCCTTTACCCAGACGATAAGCCGCGCATGCGTGAAATTCTGCTTGAAAAACTCGGTAAATACAGATGACTTGTTGACGGGCCAGTCCAACGGATCATTCCATGTACGCCGAATCCGACTACATCATGCTTTCCGCCCTTCAGCACTACCTCTATTGCCCGCGCCAGTGCGCATTGATCCATATAGAGCAGGTTTGGGCGGAAAACAGATTCACTGCCGAGGGACGAGTGCTGCATGAGCGGCCGGACAGCGGGAAGGTGCACCATCAGGGGAGCGTCCGTAGCGTGCGGACCCTGCCGATTCGCTCGCAAAGGCTGGGCGTGAGCGGCCAGGCCGACGTCGTGGAGTTTCACGGTGAAGGGACGGTTTTTCCCGTCGAGTACAAGCGGGGCAAGCCCAAAAAGGATCGCTGCGACGAGGTGCAGCTTTGCGCCCAGGCACTCTGTCTTGAGGAGATGCTGGATGTCGAAGTCAGGGAAGGCGCTCTTTTTTATGGACAGAAACGGCGCCGTCATTCTGTCCTATTCGATTCCGGTCTCAGGAAACTGACGGAAACAACCATCAACCGGGTTCACGATTTGCTCTGCGGCGGCGTGACGCCCAAGGCGGTCTATTCCAAAAAATGCGACCAATGTTCACTTGTAGCAGCCTGCCTGCCGAAAAGCTGTACGGCCAGCCGGTCGGTCAGAAAATATCTGGCGGGAATGCTGAGGGGGGCCGATGAGAAAGATGCTCAACACGCTCTATGTGACGACCCAGGGAGCGTACTTGAATAAAGAGGGGGAGACGGTTGTCGTCAATATCGAGCGTGAAACGAAACTGCGCCTGCCGATTCATACCCTGAGTTCCATCGTCTGCTTCGGCCAGGTCACCTGCAGCCCGTTTCTTCTCGGCCATTGTGCT includes these proteins:
- the cas5c gene encoding type I-C CRISPR-associated protein Cas5c — encoded protein: MAYGIKLRVWGDYACFTRPEMKVERVSYDVMTPSAARGILEAIHWKPAIRWVIDKIHVLRPIKFDNVRRNEVSSKIPKPNPATAMRDKKPLYFLVDDGGNRQQRASTLLRDVEYVIEAHFEMTDNFGVEDNEGKHLDIFRRRARKGQFFHQPSLGCREFPASFELIEDEVPESCYAGQSKDLGYMLLDIDFASDMTPLFFRATMENGIISPPSPLAPEVRA
- a CDS encoding HEAT repeat domain-containing protein, which translates into the protein MNSTNEKKLAKRATDLGNSADPKAFPALAELVTSESPLVRRLAASAIGKLAGIISAGPAVEALHPLLRDEHPQVRQYSAKALGAFGADAKAALPDLRDLYSNPVERDYVKRSVLAAGKLIRSAVDIAERQVIHYCQRCGVKLESDEYVRSQKAFQRSFCNYCFDEVFLERRNFETKVQLQKEIRARDGTWVQSEGERLICDTLESEKIRYRYDERFRILDGYAIRPDFYLPEFDVYIEYWGMDTADYKIGMLKKQKLYQQQGKRLISLYPDDKPRMREILLEKLGKYR
- the cas4 gene encoding CRISPR-associated protein Cas4, coding for MYAESDYIMLSALQHYLYCPRQCALIHIEQVWAENRFTAEGRVLHERPDSGKVHHQGSVRSVRTLPIRSQRLGVSGQADVVEFHGEGTVFPVEYKRGKPKKDRCDEVQLCAQALCLEEMLDVEVREGALFYGQKRRRHSVLFDSGLRKLTETTINRVHDLLCGGVTPKAVYSKKCDQCSLVAACLPKSCTASRSVRKYLAGMLRGADEKDAQHALCDDPGSVLE
- the cas8c gene encoding type I-C CRISPR-associated protein Cas8c/Csd1, yielding MILHALNGYYERMLETPDSGMPSFGTSIENISFALVLAEDGTLRSVEDLRETDGKKLRPRRMPVPAAVTRTSGVKANFLWDKASYIFGADGDGPSEQNRQRFNAFSDLLQTVGQDLEDSGFAAICRFLENWECEQAEEIISCFQPWEDICNANLVFRLDGTRGFIHDRLLVQREWLKFSQSNTDTSLVQCLITGEKDAPLARVHTPIKGVRGGQTSGGYIVSFNASAFVSYNQDKASVAETSAFAYTTGLNSLLSSSSRQKIIIGDATYTFWAACNNPVEAIFADLFDPPAEENSEKASTFRDDQQTTGQIRDLLKALRDGRKATDFLPGLDEDVQFFILGLAPNAARLSIRFWEANSLGTLLERVGKHYEQMNIVRQYDSEPEFPPLWRLLSQTASLGKTENISPVLAGGMARAVLTGALYPQNLLPVVLDRIRAEHNVTYFRAALLKAFLQRNKRMEVSVSLDLNRTDRPYLLGRLFAVLEKAQEEAIPGANSTIKDRYLASAAATPSQVFHMLLKNSANHIAKLKKDPEKKGRAFHYDVMTQEIISGLSDYPKTMKAEEQGLFMIGYYHQRKDFYTKKTQEA
- the cas7c gene encoding type I-C CRISPR-associated protein Cas7/Csd2; the encoded protein is MTAIANRYEFALLFDVQNGNPNGDPDAGNMPRFDPETGHGLVTDVCLKRKIRNHVALAKEGAEGFKIYIQEKAVLNQTHEVAYTECKLKPETKKLPKKVEDAKRVTDWMCTNFFDIRSFGAVMTTEVNCGQVRGPVQLAFAKSVEPIVSQEVSITRMAVTNEKDLEKERTMGRKHIVPYGLYVAQGFISAPLAEKTGFSEGDLELLWNALINMFEHDRSAARGMMSSQKLFVFKHQDKLGNAPAHKLFDLIDIRRKEGSEGPARSFKDYTVTIDNPPAGVEIIEKL
- a CDS encoding CRISPR-associated endonuclease Cas3'', whose product is MQDYYAHSTESKIKDDWQTLDEHLRNVANLASMFSSVFCAGKWGKLSGLLHDAGKASVAFQRRLEGQQARVDHSTFGARLAREKGGLFGLILGYVVAGHHGGIPDGGEQEGQLHFRLKHGKVPEDVELLWEIDFPTELRPPFKPARDRGGFSLAFFCRMLFSCLVDADFLDTEAFCDPEKVEFRPPTVSSPLFAELKRRLDNHLEAKARASVPTPVNKWRQTILAQCRGKAKLSPGFFSLTVPTGGGKTFSSLAFALEHLVANAEVSGLRRIIYAIPFTSIIEQNARVFQDVLGREHVLEHHCNYRGSDDPEDRAYSRTRGLAVENWDAPVVVTTNVQFFESLFSNKPSRCRKLHNIAKSVIVLDEAQAIPTEYLEPCLAALRELVEHYGCTVVLCTATQPALDDKSGLRMALSSVTEIVEDPSQLYRELSRTKVEFIGKLSDDSLAERLRAESRVLCILPTKPQTRAVFEKLRGVEGVFHLSTNMYPEHRRQVLDEIRICLKEEKPCRVISTSLVEAGVDLDFPVVYRAMAGLDSIAQAAGRCNREGKMERGKVFVFDTEKLPSMPWLKRCMSRAAETLRTLPDADPLGLEAMRRYFELLYDVQELDKKQIMARLNVLTRDLYFPFSDIAGDFRFIEDESIGIIIPDGPEAEKLVQELRYTEFPRATLRKLQQYTVGVRTREFVALADAGALEMVRGEFPVLRNMAAYQKDVGLCVTEGEVWDPKVLIQ